AGGCAACACCCACCAGGATGTAGCGCAACTGGCCTGCCTGTACGGTGGTCAGCCACGTGATTGCCCCTGACTCGATGAGGCCGTAGAGCAGGCTTTGGGTCAGCGAGAGCACAACCCAGAAAATCATTGCTCCAATGACCGGCCCAAGAACCGTGGCCATGCCGCCCAGCAGAAGGCAGGTCCACAGGAAGAACGTGAGTTCAGTGCCGTAGTTGGACGGTTGGACGGCCCCGCGGGGGAGCGTGAAGATCATGCCCGCCAATGCGCCAAGCACACCACCGATGATCAGCGCCTGCATCTTGTAGGCGTAGACATTCTTGCCGAGCGAGCGGACAGCGTTCTCGTCCTCGCGGATGCCCTTGAGGACACGGCCCCAGGGGCTGCGCATCAGAAGCCAGACCAAGACGCAGCAAACGATGACCAAGCCCCAGCCCACCACGCGGATAAAGAAGTCACGGTTGTTCATGCCCATGTAAGAGCCTTCGGGGAAAGGATTCATGGAGTAGAACGTGCCCTCGAAGGCCGCCAGGCCGTTTGCCGAACCAGTGACGCTGGTGAGCTGGTTGGTAGTGACCACGTAGCGGACAATTTCCGCCGCGGCGATGGTCACGATTGCCAGGTAGTCCGCCCGTAGCCGGAGTGTAGGAATACCGAGGATGAACGCGAAGATCACTGAACACAGAACGGCGATCAGCAGGGCAAGGAAGAAGGGTGCGTCAAAGGTCAAAGTTGAGATGGCGAAACCGTAGGCACCCACTGCCATGAAGCCGGCCTGGCCGAAGTTCAACAGGCCTGAGTAGCCGAAGTGAACCGCGAGGCCCAAAGCGGCAAGTGCGTAGGCCGCCGTCGTCGGGCTGAACAATTCGCCAAGGGCGCTGGAGAAAATAAATCCGAAATCCATGGCCCGCTCCTAACCCACACGCTCACGCCGGCCGAGGATACCCTGCGGTCGGAACAGAAGAACAACAATCATGATGAACAGGGCGCCGACGTACTTGAGGTCGGCGGGGAGGCCGAACACTGTAGTCAGTTCCACGAAGATGCCGACGACGATCGAGCCGATCAGTGCGCCGAACACGGTACCCAAGCCGCCGAGCGTGACGCCGGCGAAGATGAGCAGCAGGATTTGCGAGCCCATATCGAAGGTGACACCCGGGCGGTAGTAGGCCCAGAGGATGCCGCCGAGCGAAGCGAGCACGCCGCCCACGATCCATACGATGCGGATGACGGAGTCGACGTCGATGCCCGAGGCGGCTGCCAGCGCGGGGTTGTCTGCAACTGCGCGGGTTGCCTTGCCGAGTCGGGTCTTCAGCAGGACGATGCCGATCAGGGCGATAACCACGGCACTGATAATCAGGGACCACAGATTGTTCGGAGAGATCGAGACAGGCCCGATTTGGATCTCGCTACTTTGTGCGCCCGGGAGTTGCTGTGTTGCACCGCCGAAGAAGAATTGGATGACATAGCGAATGGCCAAGGCGAGGCCAATGCTGACGATCATCATAGGGACGAGGCCTGAGCCACGCTTCCTCAGGGGGCGCCACAGTCCTGCGTCCTGGACGTAGCCAAAGAGACCGCCGCCTACCAGTGCGAGCAGGATGGCCAGCCAGAAGGGGAATCCGAAGGCATTGAACATGAACACCAGTACCGCACCGAGTGTCACCATCTCACCGTGGGCGAAGTTGGTCAGGCCGGTGGTGCCGAAGATCAGGGAGAGGCCAACCGAGGCGAGTGCAAGGAGGAGGCCGAAGCTCAACCCGGCAACCAGGCGGTTGAGCAGGTTCTGGCCGAAGTCCTGTTGCTGGACCACGATGCCCTCGCCGAAGGCAAAGATCACCGACAGGTTGGACGTCTGGCTGAACGTGACATCGCGGGGATTGTCCTGGCCCTCGGCCAGTGCGATGCCCTCCGGCAAGGTGGAGGTGTCCAGCTCGATGGTGTAGGTGCCCTGGACGGGAACGCCGATGGTCCACGCTCCGTTGGCTCCGGAGGTGGCTTCACCTTCAAACCCGTTGCCCGTGGCTTTGATCTTGACGCCCGGTATAGGGGCCCGGGCATCATCGCGGAGGAACCCGCTGATGTTGTTCTGGAAAGTCGTCGGGGACGGCGAAGGCGAGGGGGTGGTTGCCTGTGCCGAGGGGGCGGCGATCAACAGAGCGGCGATGAGGGCTGCGAACAGCGCCCCCACAGCTCTCTGCAGTCCTTTGGACCGTCTCATGGACGGGTCGCGCAGTGTGCTTCTCAAAATGGAAACCTCCACAGTGGGGGTGGTCCCGGCTGCGCCTTTGCAGCCGGTGCGAACGGTCATGGGGCTTGTGAACAGTTCTTGCCTAGCTGCCTCGTTTGTGATCTAAGTCACCCATGTGTGGTTTATGTTACCGCTCGGTGGGGTCAATGAATGCCCAGTTCGGGGCTGTGAAGATCGCGATCGGATAACAACTGTGAAGCTATAGGCAACTACTGATGTAGCAACGCTTAAGTAAACCTTTGTTGTTTGGGGGTGCTCCTAAACGTTTGGGGGAAGCCGCTGGTCCATTTTCTTGTCACGGTTGAGTTTCGTCTGGGTGAACAAGGGAACTTTCCCTGCCGCGCGCGCGTGGTAATTGGTACCGTGAACTATCACTAGCCCTTTTTCAGGAGGACACCCGCAATGGCACTTGGCGGAAACCCAGTCTTCAACGGAAAGAATTTCCGTGGAGCAAAGCAGGCCCCGCCTGTACCGCAGAACCCGTACGGCCAGCAGTTCAACCAGGCACCCGGCCGTGCACCGAGCCAGGTCATGGACGGCCATGCAGCATGGTCTGCCCAGCAGCAGAACATGACCAATGAGCAGCTGCAGCAGATGTACAACCAGCCGGCTGCCGGCCCGGCCGACACCGGCCGCATGACCTATGACGACGTCATCATGAAGACCGTCGCCTGCCTCGTTGTGCTGATCATCGGTGCTGGGGTAACGCTGTTCGTTGCTCCCGGCCTCTCCACCATGCTGATGATCGTAGGTGCACTGGGCGGCTTCGTCCTTGCCCTGGTCAACACCTTCAAGAAGCAGCCGTCGCCGGCCCTGATCCTTGCCTACGCCGGACTTGAAGGTCTGTTCCTTGGAGGCCTCACCCGAATCCTGGACGGCATGTACCCCGGCGTCGGCCTCCAAGCCGTCATCGGCACGCTGGCAGTCTTCGGCGTCACCCTTGTGCTCTTCAAGAGCGGCAAGGTCCGCGCCACCCCGAAGATGATGCGCTTCTTCCTGATCGCCACCATTGGTTACGCGGTCTTCGCACTGATCAACATGGTGATGATGTGGACCGGCGCTGTGCAGGAGCCCTTCGGCCTCCGCACAAGCGTCGAGATCTTCGGCATCCCGCTGGGTGTCTTCATCGGCATCCTCGCCATCGGCCTGGCAGCGTTCTCGCTGATCATGGACTTCACCAGCATCGAGGAAGGCGTCCGCGCCGGCGCCCCGGAGCGTTACTCCTGGGTTGCCGCCTTCGGCCTGACGGTCACGCTGGTTTGGCTCTACGTGGAAATCATCCGCCTCCTGGCGATCCTGCGAGGCGACGACTAGTTACCAACAGCTCCAACGCGAAATGCCCCCGAAGAAGTTTCGGGGGCATTTTTGCGTTCGTGAGGGGCGAGGTCTCGGGAGTAAGAGGGGCTCAAAGGGTCGATATCCAACCCCTCGCGCGTGACAGCCCTCAGCTCAAGCGCTCAAAAACGACAGCCATGCCCTGGCCTCCGCCGACGCACAGCGTGGCCAGCCCCAGGGTTCCGTCGCGTTCCTTGAGCCCGTTGAGGAGAGTGCTGGTCATCCGGGCCCCGGTCATGCCGAAGGGATGGCCCAGAGCGATGGCGCCACCATGGACGTTGAGTTTTTCAGGATCGATCCCCAGTTCACGGGCGCTCGCCACCACCTGCACGGCGAAGGCTTCGTTGAGCTCAACGAGGTCGATGTCGTCCATTGTCAGTCCTGCCAGGGCAAGGGCCCGCCGCGTCGATTCCACGGGTCCCATGCCCATGAGTTCGGGGGAAAGGGCACTGACGCCTGTTGAAACCACCCGCGCCAGCGGTTGCAGGCCGAGTTCACGGGCGCGCGCGTCACTCATCACCACCACAGCCGCGGCCCCGTCGTTAAGCGGACAGGCATTACCTGCAGTCACGGTGCCTTCCGCGCGGAACACGGGCTGTAACGCGGAGACGGCTTCCAAAGTGACCCCGGCTCGGGGTGAGTCATCGCGCTCCACCACACTTCCGTCCTTGCGCGTGTAGGGCGAGATGTCGCGGGCATAGAACCCTGAGGCGATGGCGGCTTCGGCGCGATTCTGGCTCAGGACACCCCACTCGTCCTGCTCGGCCCGGCTGATTCCGTAGCTCGTGGCGACGTTCTCGGCAGTCTGGCCCATGGAGATGTAAATGTCTGGTAGTCGCCCGCCGAGCCGAGGGTCGGTCCACGGGATGTTGGAGGCCGCCCGTGCCGCAGTGCGTTGGCCCGCTGCTTCGAACAGCGGGTTGTGGTTGGCGGTATCGGTTTCGCCGGCACCGGACCAGTCCTGATACCTGGACACGCTCTCCACCCCGGCGGACACGATTGCGTGGGCTTCCCCGGATCTGATGGCGTGGAAGGCCATCCGAAGGGTTTGCAGGCTGGATGCACAGAAGCGGTTGATGGTGGCTGCGGGTACGCGGTCCAGCCCGGCGAGTACCGCCACAACCCTGGCCATGTTGGATCCGGCCTCGCCGCTGGGTTCAGCGCAGCCCAGCAGGATGTCGTCCAAGCCTTGGCCGTCCTCCGCGCCGGGATCGAAGCCTGGAACTTTTGCGAGGGCGGCCCGCACCATGGCGGTGGCCAGGTCATCCGGACGTTCGTCCTTGAGGGAACCCTTGAAGGCACGGCCAATAGGGCTTCTGGCAGTAGCAACGATGACAGCCTCAGTCATGGCCCCAGCTTACGCCCGGCATCCGATGGGACGCCGGGCGTTCGCGCGGTGGAACTGAACGCGTCAGGCCAGGCGAAGCGCTCCCGCAGCCGGGGTGACGGTGAAGATGTCCGGTGCGGTGAAACCCGCCTCCGCGAAGGAACGCACGACGGCGTCACGAACCTGCTGCTCTTGGCCCACCGGCGTCAATGCGATGGCTGAGCCGCCGAAGCCGCCGCCCGTCATGCGGGCGCCTATGGCACCGTTGGCCCGAGATGTGTCCACGGCAAGGTCGAGTTCCGGGCAGGAGATCTCAAAATCGTCGCGCATGGAAACGTGGCTGGCGTCCAGCAACTCCCCGATGGCGGCGGGACCCAGCTTGCCCAAGGTTTCGACTGTCTGAAGTACGCGATCATTTTCGGTGACCACGTGGCGGACGCGCCGGAGCGTCGTCTCGTCCAGCAGTCCGGAGGCTTCCTCCAAACGCTCTACGCCGACGTCGCGCAGTGCTGTGACGCCAAGTATCTCGGCACCCAACTCGCAGGATGCGCGGCGGGAGGCGTAACCGCCGTCGGCGTGCGAATGCGACACCTTGGTGTCGATGACCAACAGGACCAAGCCCGACGCTTCTGCGTCGAACGGCACCAGCTCCACATGCTGGTCACGGCAGTCCAAGAACACCGCGTGTCCCTTGGCGCCGCGCAAGGATGCTGACTGGTCCATGATCCCGGTGGGTGCGCCAACGAACACGTTCTCGGCGCGCTGGGTAGCGAGCACCAGGTCTTCGGCAGCGAAACCCGCGCCGGTCAACTCGTTGAGGGCCGAGATGACGGCGCACTCGATGGCGTGTGACGACGACAGACCCGCTCCGGAGGGAACGTCGGAATCCAGCAGGAGGTCAAAGCCGGGGACTTGGATGCCACGTTCCTTGAGTGCCCAGGCGACGCCGAGGGGGTAGCGTGACCACCCCTCACCGGATCCGGGCTCCGAATCCGCGAGGTCAGCCTCCACCACGCCGTGCCCGCCAAAAGTGGACAGCATGCGAACCCTGGAGTCGTCGCGGACCCGCAAAGCCACCTTTGCTGTCTTGTCGATGGCGAAGGGCAGCACAAAGCCTTCGTTGTAGTCCGTGTGCTCGCCGATCAGGTTGACGCGTCCAGGTGCCTGCCACACGCCGTCGGCAGCTGCACCGAACGTTTCCTGGAAGCGGGCGGCGAGGACGCCGGTGTCGGTGGTGGTGGTCATGCTCGTGTGCCTTCCAAGGTCTTGTTTGAAGCCGGTGCTGCGGCGACGCTGCGCAGGCGCTCCGCCACCGCTTCGGGTGTGGTGTCGTTGATGAACGCTCCCATGGCGGCCTCGGAGCCGGCCAGATACTTGAGCTTATCGGCAGCGCGGCGAGGTGACGTCAGCTGCAGGTGCAGCTGGCCCGCCGGGCGAAGAACCGGGTCCAGTGGTGCCTGGTGCCAGGCCGAAATGTACGGCATGGGGGTGGGGTAGAGGGAGTCGAGGCGCTTCAGCAGGTCCAAGTAGACGTGGGAAAGCTCATCGCGTTCTTCCCCTGTGAGGGCCGCGAGGTCGGGGACGCTGCGATGCGGAACGAGATGAACTTCCAAAGGCCAGCGCGCCGCGAACGGCACGTAGGCGCTGAAGTGCTTGGCTTCCAGGACCATGCGGCTGCCGTCCTCGCGTTCAGCCTTCAGGAGCGAGGCCCCGAGCGTTTCTTTCGCGTCGACGTCGTCGTAGTACTTCCGGGCTACCGCCCCGAGCTGGGCGGCACGGGGAGTCACATAGGGGTACGCGTAGATCTGGCCGTGCGGATGGTGCAGGGTGACGCCGATGTCCGCACCGCGGTTCTCGAACGGAAACACCTGCTTGATGCCGGGCAGGGCGCTCAATGCTTCGGTGCGCTGGGCCCACGCTTCAATGACGGTGCGGGCACGGGTTTGGCCGAGTTCGGCGAAGGAGCCAGTGTGCTGCGGTGTGAAGGCAACTACCTCGCAGCGACCGTATGCCGCTCCCTTGAGGTTGTGACCGGAATGCCCGGGAGCCGGAACCGGGGGAATGTCGCCCAATGCCGGGCCCAGGGAAGGGAAGCGGTTTTCGAACACCACCACGTCATAGTCCGAGGCCGGGATTTCGGAAGGGTTCGCCGCAGTGGTGGGGCAGATGGGGCACTGATCAGCAGGGGGAAGGTGCGTACGGGTTTGGCGATGGGCAGCTACCGCTACCCAGTCACCGGACAAAGCGTCATAACGCACCTCGCCCGGCTCGCCACGGGCGGGAAGCTCGCGGTGGTCCACCAAGGAATCCGGTGTTCGCTCCGGGGTTCCGGGGTCGTCGAAGTAGATCAGCTCTCGGCTGTCCGCGAGGCGGGTGCTGGTGATGCGGCTCATAACTACATCATTCCACAAGTGACCAAAAACGCATAGTTTCTAACAAAAGCTAACATTCGCCGCGTCATGACGGTTCTCCAATGCAGTACGGTATTGCCATGTCTGCCTCCCCGTCGCCAGCCGATAGCACCCATCAATCCGAGTCCCGCCGCTTCGCCACGGGCCGACAGTTCGAGCTCCGCCGGGGCGATGCGCTCGCCGTCGTCACCGAGCTCGCCGCCGGCCTGCGACTCTACTCCCGGGGCGGAGTCCAGTTGACCGAAAGCTACGGCGACGACGAAATTTCGCCCGGTGCCACGGGCATCACCCTGGCGCCCTGGGCCAACCGGGTAGAGGACGGGATCTGGTACCTGGAAGGCAAGAAGCAGCAACTCGACATCACCGAGGCCTCACGCAACAACGCCAGCCACGGCCTGCTGCGCAACACCGGGTACGTGTTGGTGGACGAATCCGAGTTTTCCGTGACGCTGGAAGCCACAGTCTTCCCCCAGCACGGCTACCCGTTCCTGGTGCGGCACCTGGTGCGCTACGAACTCGACCAGAGCGGAGACCTCCGTGTCTCGCAGACGTTGATCAACGATTCGCAGAGCACGGCGCCCTTTGTCCTGGGTGCCCACCCGTACCTGCGCGTCGGCGATGTCGCCCCCGAGGATTTGGTCCTGACGGTGCATGCGGGCACTCGACTGGTAGCGGACGAGCGACTGATTCCGCGAAGCACCGCTCCCGCAGACGGTCAGTACGATTTCTCCGGCGGGTCGGTGGTGGGCAGCTTGCTGGTGGATGTCGCCTTGACGGACCTGACGTACGACGGCGGCATAGCGCGCCATACGCTGACCGCGCCGGATGGCCGCAGCGTAAGCCTTGAACAGGATGAGAGCTGCCGGTACGTCCACGTCTTCGTCACAGACACCTTCCCGGGCCGATCCAAAGCCGTGGCCATCGAACCCATGACAGGGCCGGCCAACGCGTTCAACAGCGGCGATGGCCTGCGCTGGCTGGCACCCGGAGAAGCTTTCACCATGCGCTGGGGAATTGCGGCATCCCTGTAGGCTCTTCGCCCGTAAATGCCACCGAATGTCTCGGAAGTGAGAGCCGGTTTCCCATACGGCCTGCCCTACGGAATTATGGGTTCATGACGCCAACACCGGACGCCAAAACACGTTCAGACCGCCAAATTGCCGAAGACATCCCCTACGGGGTGCGCATTGCTGCAGCCTGGTCCTGGCGGGCAGGCCTGATCCTGCTCATGATCGGCGCCATGGTCTGGCTGCTGGGCAAGGTCAGCTTCCTCATCATTCCAGTGATGGTTGCTGCGCTGCTGGCCGGCCTCCTGCATCCTGTGGTGGCCTGGCTGCGCAACCGGAAGGTGCCCAACGGAGGAGCAGTCGCCATCACCGTGTTGGGCTTCATCGGCGTGATCGGTGGTGCCCTTGCGCTGGTGGGCAGGCAACTTGTCACGGGCTTCGGTGCGCTCTGGCAAGAGGCGCTGGCAGGCATCCAACAGATTCAGACCTGGTTGGCAGATGGCCCGCTGCACCTCACTGCGGACCAGATAGACCAATACATTTCCGATGGCGCGAATGCGCTCCAGAACAACAGCAGCAGCATCCTCAGCGGGGCATTGTCCTTCGGCAGCACCGCCGGACACTTTGCGGCGGGGCTTGTCCTGGCCCTGTTCATTCTGATCTTCTTCCTGCTGGAGGGCCCCCGCATCTGGGCTTTCCTGGTCCGGCTCCTGCCCAAGAGCGCGCGACGGGCCACCGATGGCGCCGGGCGCCGGGGCTGGACGTCCATGGTCAGCTACGTGCGGATTCAGATGTTCGTCGCGTTCGTGGATGCCGTGGGCATCGGCGTTGGTGCGGCCATCATCCAAGTCCCGTTGGCCCTGCCCTTGGCGGTCCTCGTCTTCATCGGCTCGTTCATTCCGGTGGTCGGTGCCCTGGTCACCGGTGCCATCGCGGTCCTGCTCGCCCTTGTGGCCAACGGACCCATCAACGCGCTGATCATGCTGGCAATCGTCCTGGTAGTGCAGCAACTTGAAAGCCACATCCTGCAGCCGCTGGTCATGGGCAAGGCCGTGGCGCTGCATCCTGTGGCTGTGATCCTCTCGGTTGCCGCCGGTTCATACCTCGCAGGCATCCCCGGTGCCCTGTTCGCAGTCCCGCTGCTCGCCGTAGTAAACACGGCAGTTCGCTACATTGCGGGCCGGACGTGGGAACATGATGAAGGATTGGGCGGTGTGGAACTCCAGCCGGCAGCCGCCTCGGCGGGGCCAGGCGGCGACGCCAACTTCAAGGAGGTCCACCTCCCGCGGCCCGAATCCCGCCTCGGTAAGGGCGTCGCCGGCAAGACCAAGGCTTCGGGGAGCACCTCTGTCGAGGAGCCTCAAGCCAACACCAACAAAGGAGAATAGTCAGTGAATACCCTCGAAACCCTGCCCGTCACGCTGGACGATGTCCTCAAGGCGCAGGAGCTGCTCGAGGGCATTATTACCAAGACTCCGGTGGAGTCGTCCCGTGCGCTGGGCAGCCTCGTGGGCGGCAACGTCTTTTTCAAGTGTGAGAACCTGCAGCGTGCCGGCTCGTTCAAGGTCCGGGGCGCCTATGTGCGCATGGCCCGGCTGACGGACGACGAAAAGAAGCGCGGCGTAGTAGCGGCATCCGCAGGCAACCACGCCCAGGGTGTGGCTGTAGCCGCCAAGAGCCTGGGCATCAATGCCCGCATCTACATGCCGCTCGGCGTGGCCCTGCCCAAGCTGGCGGCCACGCGCAGCCACGGCGCTGAAGTCGTTCTGCACGGCCACAACGTGGACGAAGCGCTTGCGGAAGCGCAGCGCTACGCCAACGAAACAGGCGCTGTGTTTGTTCACCCCTTCGACAACGTGGACGTCGTTGCCGGTCAGGGCACCATCGGGCTGGAAATCCTGGACCAGATCCCCAACGTGGACACCATCCTCATGGGTGTAGGAGGCGGCGGGCTGCTGGCAGGTGTGGCTGTGGCCATCAAGGCCAAGGCCAAGGAGCTCGGCCGCGAAATCAGGGTCATCGGGGTCCAGGCCGAGAACGCCGCCGCGTACCCGCCGTCCCTCGCCGCTGATGCCCTGGTGCCTCTGAAGAAGGTCACCACCATGGCCGACGGTATCGCCGTAGGACGTCCCGGGCAGTTGCCCTTCAGCATCATCCGCGAGCTCGTGGACGATGTGGTCACCGTGAGTGAGGACTCCCTCGCCCGGGCCCTGATCTTCCTGCTCGAGCGCGCCAAGATGGTGGTTGAGCCGGCCGGGGCCGTCGGAGTAGCTGCGCTGATGGACGGCAAGATCGAAAACCCGGGGAACACCGCCGTCGTGCTTTCCGGCGGCAACATCGATCCCATGCTGATGCTCAAAGTCATCCAGCGCGGTCTGTCGGCCGCAGGCCGCTTCATGACGGTCCGCATGATGCTCGATGACCGGCCGGGTTCGTTGGCCACCATTGCCCGTATCATCGCTGAAAACGATGCCAACGTCACTGGCCTGGACCACACCCGCTTGGGTGGTTCCATCAGCATGGGTGACGTCTCCATCACTATCAACCTGGAAACCAAAGGCCACGAACACGGCGAGCAGGTTCTCGGTGCACTCCGGGCCGAGGGCTTCCAACCAATCGTGGTGCACTGACGGGAGGGGCGCCCATGGTGCTCGGAATGCCTGAGGGCTCAAAGGAAGAGGCTAGGGAGTCGCTCGCCGGGCGGGCGAAAGGCGGACTGCTCTTCATGGGCGGATTCGTCATCCTGCTCTACGTCATCGAGATCCTCAACACCTTGATGCGCCATGGGCTCAACTCGACTTTCGGCCTGCGCCCACGTTCCATGGACGGCGTGCTGGACATCCTGACGTTTCCCTTGCTGCACGCGAACCTGAACCATTTGCTGTCCAATACCTTGCCGTTGATCATTTTCGGTTTCCTGGTGTTCCTGTCCGGAATCCGGGTGTTCATCACGGCATTGGCCTTCAGCTGGCTCGGATCAGGGCTGGCGGTGTGGTTGATTGGCGGGGGAGGCGTGACGGTGGGAGCCTCCGGACTGGTGTTCGGTTTCTTCGCGTTCCTGCTGGTGAGGGGATTCTTCAACCGCAGCTGGTGGCAGATCCTGCTCTCCGTGGTTCTGTTCATGGCTTACGGCAGTATCCTCTTCGGGGTGCTGCCCACGGTGCTGGGTTACGTCTCCTGGCAGGCGCACCTCGGCGGGGCCGTGGGTGGTGTGATTGCCGCCGTCCTGCTTCGTCCCAAATCCAAGCTCGTCGCCTGACCCGGTTGGTTGGGCCGGGCACGAAAAAACGCCGGCCCGCCCCGCGAAGGGGTGGGCCGGCGTCGTGTATTTCAGGCCGGTTTGGCCGCTGCTTAGGCGACGTAGGGCTTGGCGGAGACGATCTCCACCTGAATTTCCTTGCCGTTGGGGGCAACGTAGCTCAGGCTGTCGCCTTCCTTGTGGCCGATGATGGCCGCACCCAGGGGTGACTTTTCGCTGAAGACATCAAGATCGGAATCTCCGGCGATTTCGCGGGAGCCCAGCAGGAACGTCTCTTCGTCGCCTGCGATGCGGGCAACAACCAGCATTCCGGGCTCAACGATTCCGTCGTCGGCGGGGGCTTCGCCCACCTGCGCATCACGCAGAAGTGCGGTGAGCTGACGGATGCGGGCTTCGATCTTGCCCTGCTCCTCCTTGGCAGCGTGGTAACCGCCGTTCTCCTTGAGGTCGCCTTCCTGGCGGGCAGCTTCGATCTTCTGGACGATTTCCGCCCGGCCAGCGCCGGAAAGGTGGTCCAGCTCAGCCTGCAAGCGGTCGAAAGCTTCCTGGGTAAGCCAAGCCGCAGTGGCGCTATTGGTGGTAGACACGGATTTCTCCTCTAGATCTGACAATGCAAAAGACCCCGCCGAGTTGGCCACTCATGAATCTCAGTAACCAACTTAACGGGGTGAAGGTTTCATCCATTGTAGTAAATCCTTTGGACGAACCCAAACCGGTTGAGTCGTGGGTCACACGATTGTTATTTACCGCTGTCCACGATCCAGCAATTGTCCACAACTCCGGAGACTGCCGGGGACTCGGTCCTCAGGGCTGTCCGCTGCATGGTGGTGCTGCCGCCATCGGGATCGTCCTGGGGATCGTTGGGGCCGATCTCCACTACCTTCCAGCCAACCACCGCGAACTTGGAATCCAGGGCTTTTATGGCACATTTGGCCGTGGCTCCGGGGTATTTAGTCACCTGGTAGTCCACTTCTGCCTGGGTATCGTCCACGGTGCTGTAACCGATGTCCTTGAACGTGACCGGGGCCTGAGCCGAGCCGGTTGCTACGTACGCGGCGAACGCAATCCCGAGGACCAGGGCGGCGATGACAATGTTCCGCTTGGTTTTGCGGGTCATGGCGCGCTTTTGACCGCCGTATCGATTGGCTAGGCTGTTGCTTGCCGGTACTTGGGTGGCCGATAGGTCCTCTGAAGTCACCCGTCCAGTTTAGTGCCGATCCCGGCGCCCCATCACCGCCCCGCAAAAGCGCGATCCATGAAAGAGGAGCCGTCACGTGACAGCGTCCAGCAGTTCCGAGCAGCAGCTGCGGCTGCTCGCCGTCCACGCCCATCCGGATGATGAGTCCAGCAAGGGCGCAGCAACCATGGCGATGTACGCCGCCGCGGGAGTAGGCGTCATGGTTGCCACCTGCACGGACGGCTCGCGCGGCGATATCCAGAACCCCGCCCTGGAGGATGCGCCCCACCCCAAACGGGACATGGCCGGTGCCCGGCGCCTTGAGATGGCCAACGCGGCCGAGGTCCTTGGAATCCAGCAGCGCTGGCTCGGTTTTGTAGACTCGGGACTTCCTGAAGGAGATCCCCTCCCGCCGCTGCCGCCGGGATGCTTCGCCCTGCAGCCACTGGAGCGTGCCACTGCGCCCTTGGTTCGGCTGGTCCGTAAGTTCAAGCCGCACGTCATCCTCAGCTATGACGAAAACGGTGGCTACCCCCACCCGGACCACATCATGGCCCACAAGGTTGCGGTGGAAGCTTTTGAAGCCGCCGGCGATCCTGAGCGCTATCCCGGCATGGGTGAGCCATGGGCGCCCAGCAAGCTTTACTACGACCGCGCCTTCAGCCCCGAAAGATTCCGTGCGCTGCATTTTGCGTTGGAAGAAGCCGGGCTGCAATCGCCGTATGCCGAGCGGCTTGCTGCGTGGTTGGAGGCCGACGCGGAAGGTCACACAGCTCCGGTGGCAGGGCACCAAACCACCACCCAGGTTGATTGCGGTGATTTCTTCGAGGCCCGGGACGACGCCCTGCGCGCACACCGGACCCAGATCGATCCCCTCGGCTTCTTTTTCGCGGTATCGCCGGATCTGCAGCGGACCGTCTGGCCGTGGGAGGACTACACCCTGATCAAGTCCACGGTGCCTTCAGAGCTGCCCGAGAAGGACCTCTTCGCGGGGATAAGATAGGAGCGCCGGTAGTTTCTATCGATCGTAGAAATTGCCGTGCGGCCAATCAGCTTCCCGGCTACGCGCTGCCAGTCG
This genomic interval from Paenarthrobacter aurescens TC1 contains the following:
- a CDS encoding putative permease (identified by match to protein family HMM PF01594), with amino-acid sequence MTPTPDAKTRSDRQIAEDIPYGVRIAAAWSWRAGLILLMIGAMVWLLGKVSFLIIPVMVAALLAGLLHPVVAWLRNRKVPNGGAVAITVLGFIGVIGGALALVGRQLVTGFGALWQEALAGIQQIQTWLADGPLHLTADQIDQYISDGANALQNNSSSILSGALSFGSTAGHFAAGLVLALFILIFFLLEGPRIWAFLVRLLPKSARRATDGAGRRGWTSMVSYVRIQMFVAFVDAVGIGVGAAIIQVPLALPLAVLVFIGSFIPVVGALVTGAIAVLLALVANGPINALIMLAIVLVVQQLESHILQPLVMGKAVALHPVAVILSVAAGSYLAGIPGALFAVPLLAVVNTAVRYIAGRTWEHDEGLGGVELQPAAASAGPGGDANFKEVHLPRPESRLGKGVAGKTKASGSTSVEEPQANTNKGE
- the galT gene encoding galactose-1-phosphate uridylyltransferase (identified by match to protein family HMM PF01087; match to protein family HMM PF02744; match to protein family HMM TIGR00209), which encodes MWNDVVMSRITSTRLADSRELIYFDDPGTPERTPDSLVDHRELPARGEPGEVRYDALSGDWVAVAAHRQTRTHLPPADQCPICPTTAANPSEIPASDYDVVVFENRFPSLGPALGDIPPVPAPGHSGHNLKGAAYGRCEVVAFTPQHTGSFAELGQTRARTVIEAWAQRTEALSALPGIKQVFPFENRGADIGVTLHHPHGQIYAYPYVTPRAAQLGAVARKYYDDVDAKETLGASLLKAEREDGSRMVLEAKHFSAYVPFAARWPLEVHLVPHRSVPDLAALTGEERDELSHVYLDLLKRLDSLYPTPMPYISAWHQAPLDPVLRPAGQLHLQLTSPRRAADKLKYLAGSEAAMGAFINDTTPEAVAERLRSVAAAPASNKTLEGTRA
- the galK gene encoding galactokinase (identified by match to protein family HMM PF00288; match to protein family HMM TIGR00131), with the translated sequence MTTTTDTGVLAARFQETFGAAADGVWQAPGRVNLIGEHTDYNEGFVLPFAIDKTAKVALRVRDDSRVRMLSTFGGHGVVEADLADSEPGSGEGWSRYPLGVAWALKERGIQVPGFDLLLDSDVPSGAGLSSSHAIECAVISALNELTGAGFAAEDLVLATQRAENVFVGAPTGIMDQSASLRGAKGHAVFLDCRDQHVELVPFDAEASGLVLLVIDTKVSHSHADGGYASRRASCELGAEILGVTALRDVGVERLEEASGLLDETTLRRVRHVVTENDRVLQTVETLGKLGPAAIGELLDASHVSMRDDFEISCPELDLAVDTSRANGAIGARMTGGGFGGSAIALTPVGQEQQVRDAVVRSFAEAGFTAPDIFTVTPAAGALRLA
- a CDS encoding putative aldose 1-epimerase (identified by match to protein family HMM PF01263) — translated: MQYGIAMSASPSPADSTHQSESRRFATGRQFELRRGDALAVVTELAAGLRLYSRGGVQLTESYGDDEISPGATGITLAPWANRVEDGIWYLEGKKQQLDITEASRNNASHGLLRNTGYVLVDESEFSVTLEATVFPQHGYPFLVRHLVRYELDQSGDLRVSQTLINDSQSTAPFVLGAHPYLRVGDVAPEDLVLTVHAGTRLVADERLIPRSTAPADGQYDFSGGSVVGSLLVDVALTDLTYDGGIARHTLTAPDGRSVSLEQDESCRYVHVFVTDTFPGRSKAVAIEPMTGPANAFNSGDGLRWLAPGEAFTMRWGIAASL